From a region of the Neisseria subflava genome:
- the infB gene encoding translation initiation factor IF-2 — protein MSNTTVAQFAAELNRPVDDLLKQLKEAGVNKNSGNDSITTDDKQLLTAYLQKKNGSNSGTISIRRKKTEVSTVDGVKVETRRRSRAVAIPSSEELAAEAKAKVAAENQKAEAEKAAAQAAEEKAKAEAEAAAKAEARAKAEAEAARLKAAKAAPKAEGKPAEAQKEEAKPVEAVEAKAEAKVEAKADNKPSEKSVEAEKPAEAKKPAKAKQDKGGKGKEAKKAAKPAAPAVPQPVVSVEEQAQRDEEARRAAALRAHQEALLKEKQERQARREAMKQQADQDSKPTKGAKSGERNKPAEKAKATSGEGKSEHNARSKKEDRRERDEDTQGRNVKGKGGKGGRDRNNTRTSDDERVRGGKKGKKLKLEPNQHAFQAPTEPVIHEVLVPETITVADLAHKMAVKGVEVVKALMKMGMMVTINQSIDQDTALIVVEELGHIGKPAAADDPEAFLDEGVEAVEAEALPRPPVVTVMGHVDHGKTSLLDYIRRAKVVQGEAGGITQHIGAYHVETPRGVITFLDTPGHEAFTAMRARGAKATDIVILVVAADDGVMPQTIEAIAHAKAAGVPMVVAVNKIDKEAANPERIRQELTAHEVVPDEWGGDVQFIDVSAKKGLNIDALLEAVLLEAEVLELTAPVDAPAKGIIVEARLDKGRGAVATLLVQSGTLKKGDMLLAGTAFGKIRAMVDENGKAINEAGPSIPVEILGLSDVPNAGEDAMVLADEKKAREIALFRQGKYRDVRLAKQQAAKLENMFNNMGENQAQSLSVIIKADVQGSYEALASSLKKLSTDEVKVNVLHSGVGGITESDVNLAIASGAFIIGFNVRADASARKLAENENVEIRYYNIIYDAIDDVKAAMSGMLSPEEKEQVTGTVEIRQVISVSKVGNIAGCMVTDGVVKRDSHVRLIRNNVVIHTGELSSLKRYKDDVKEVRMGFECGLMLKGYNEIMEGDQLECFDIVEVARTL, from the coding sequence ATGAGTAATACAACCGTAGCGCAATTTGCCGCCGAACTAAACCGCCCCGTTGATGATTTGCTTAAACAATTAAAAGAAGCCGGGGTCAATAAAAACAGCGGTAATGACAGCATAACCACTGACGACAAACAACTGTTGACTGCTTACCTGCAAAAGAAAAACGGCAGCAACAGCGGCACCATCAGCATCCGCCGCAAAAAAACCGAAGTCAGCACCGTTGACGGCGTAAAAGTGGAAACACGCCGCCGCAGCCGTGCCGTTGCCATTCCTTCTTCCGAAGAATTGGCAGCGGAAGCCAAAGCCAAAGTAGCAGCGGAAAACCAAAAAGCCGAAGCAGAAAAAGCAGCCGCCCAAGCTGCCGAAGAAAAAGCCAAAGCTGAAGCAGAAGCTGCCGCAAAAGCCGAAGCACGTGCCAAAGCTGAGGCCGAAGCTGCCAGACTGAAAGCAGCCAAAGCCGCACCAAAAGCGGAAGGCAAACCTGCCGAAGCCCAAAAAGAAGAAGCAAAACCGGTTGAAGCCGTAGAAGCCAAGGCCGAAGCAAAAGTTGAGGCTAAAGCAGACAACAAGCCGTCTGAAAAATCCGTTGAAGCTGAAAAACCAGCCGAAGCCAAAAAACCTGCCAAAGCCAAACAAGACAAAGGCGGCAAAGGCAAAGAAGCGAAAAAGGCAGCCAAACCTGCTGCTCCTGCCGTACCGCAACCTGTCGTCAGCGTGGAAGAACAGGCTCAACGCGATGAAGAAGCCCGTCGTGCCGCCGCCCTGCGTGCGCATCAAGAAGCCTTGTTGAAAGAAAAACAAGAGCGTCAAGCGCGCCGCGAAGCCATGAAACAACAGGCCGATCAAGACTCAAAACCTACTAAAGGAGCCAAATCAGGCGAACGCAACAAACCTGCCGAGAAAGCCAAAGCAACATCCGGCGAAGGCAAATCCGAACACAACGCGCGCAGTAAAAAAGAAGACCGTCGTGAGCGTGATGAAGACACTCAAGGCCGCAATGTTAAAGGCAAAGGCGGCAAAGGTGGTCGCGACCGCAACAATACACGCACTAGCGACGACGAGCGCGTACGCGGCGGCAAAAAAGGCAAAAAACTCAAACTTGAGCCAAACCAACACGCCTTCCAAGCGCCGACCGAGCCTGTCATACACGAAGTTTTGGTGCCTGAAACCATTACCGTTGCCGACTTGGCACACAAAATGGCCGTTAAAGGCGTCGAAGTGGTTAAAGCCCTGATGAAAATGGGCATGATGGTAACCATCAACCAATCTATCGACCAAGACACTGCCCTGATTGTGGTAGAAGAACTCGGCCACATCGGTAAACCTGCCGCAGCCGACGATCCTGAAGCATTCTTGGATGAAGGCGTTGAAGCAGTAGAAGCCGAAGCATTGCCGCGTCCTCCGGTTGTTACCGTGATGGGTCACGTTGACCACGGTAAAACCTCCCTACTGGACTACATCCGCCGCGCCAAAGTGGTACAAGGCGAAGCGGGCGGCATTACCCAACACATCGGTGCATACCACGTTGAAACCCCTCGCGGCGTGATTACCTTCTTGGATACTCCGGGTCACGAAGCGTTTACCGCCATGCGTGCACGCGGTGCGAAAGCCACCGATATCGTGATTCTTGTTGTAGCAGCCGACGACGGCGTGATGCCGCAAACCATCGAGGCGATTGCTCACGCCAAAGCCGCGGGCGTACCGATGGTGGTTGCCGTCAACAAAATCGATAAAGAAGCCGCCAACCCTGAGCGTATCCGCCAAGAGCTGACTGCGCACGAAGTCGTGCCTGACGAATGGGGCGGCGATGTACAGTTCATCGACGTTTCCGCTAAAAAAGGCCTGAACATCGATGCATTGCTCGAAGCGGTATTGCTCGAAGCCGAAGTTTTGGAACTGACTGCCCCAGTCGATGCACCTGCAAAAGGCATCATCGTTGAGGCACGTTTGGACAAAGGCCGCGGCGCGGTTGCCACATTGCTGGTTCAAAGCGGTACGCTGAAAAAAGGCGATATGCTGCTGGCAGGTACCGCATTCGGTAAAATCCGTGCGATGGTTGACGAAAACGGCAAAGCCATCAATGAAGCTGGTCCGTCTATCCCTGTCGAAATCCTCGGCTTGTCCGACGTTCCGAACGCAGGCGAAGATGCAATGGTATTGGCCGACGAGAAAAAAGCGCGCGAAATCGCCCTCTTCCGTCAAGGCAAATACCGCGACGTGCGCTTGGCCAAACAACAGGCCGCAAAACTGGAAAACATGTTCAACAACATGGGCGAAAACCAAGCCCAATCCTTGTCCGTCATCATCAAAGCAGACGTACAAGGTTCTTACGAAGCTTTGGCGAGCAGCCTGAAAAAACTGTCCACAGACGAAGTGAAAGTGAACGTGTTACACAGCGGCGTTGGCGGCATTACCGAATCTGATGTCAACTTGGCCATCGCTTCCGGCGCATTCATCATCGGCTTTAACGTCCGTGCAGATGCTTCCGCACGCAAACTGGCTGAGAATGAAAACGTGGAAATCCGTTACTACAACATCATTTACGATGCCATCGACGATGTGAAAGCCGCCATGAGCGGTATGCTCTCTCCGGAAGAGAAAGAGCAAGTCACCGGTACGGTCGAAATCCGTCAGGTTATCTCCGTTTCCAAAGTCGGCAATATTGCAGGCTGTATGGTTACCGACGGTGTGGTCAAACGCGATTCCCACGTCCGCCTCATCCGCAACAACGTGGTTATCCATACCGGCGAGCTGTCTTCTTTGAAACGCTACAAAGACGACGTCAAAGAAGTCCGCATGGGCTTCGAGTGTGGTCTGATGCTCAAAGGCTACAACGAGATTATGGAAGGTGATCAACTCGAATGTTTCGACATCGTCGAAGTTGCCCGTACTCTGTAA